The Syntrophobacterales bacterium DNA window ATGACCTCAAATATCTCCGGGACAAGGCATCCACGGGGAACGAGAGACGTCCATTTTCGATGATGTTAAACGCTACTGAAAAGCATTTTATATGCCAAAATTTGATGAATGGTTTTAGTGGAAAGAATACCCCGGTTTCTCGCGGGATATATTTGATTAACTCGCGAGCATCTTTCAAAAATTTCATCGAGGCCCTTTATTCGCAGACTTGATTGGAGGAGCAAAAATAAGTGAAGGCACTAAGGATATATGCGTTTATACATCAAAAACATTTTATGTTTGTCTTTTTATTTTTAAGATATTGAAATATATACGATATAAATGCATGCAGGATGACATCTATTTATGCAATAGCGCATCAGGGCGCAACTTCGAATATTTTTTACTTTTTCTGGAAACTGTTGCCTGATCTATCTTCAGTATTCGTGCGGCTTCCCGCTGAGAACCGTATTGTTTAATTGTCCGTTGGATAATCTCACATTCACATTTTTCCAGAGCTTCCTTGAGGGGGAGGCCTTCGAATAACAATGAGGCGGGTACTGTTGGGGGGGGGTACTTTTCGGTAAGATAGCCAGGCAACTCCCGCAACTCAACGTAGTCATTGTCGGTTGAAACAACTAAACGTTCAATTAGGTTGGCCAGTTCGCGGATATTCCCCGGGAAACCATAGTTGCAAAGAGCATCGATTGCTCCGGGAGAGAGGATCTTTTTTCTCTTGTAGGCTTTGTTGAATTTTCTCAGATAATGAAAAGCTATGGGTAAAATATCATCCGTCCTTTCCTTTAGCGAGGGGATATGGATGGGAACGACGTTTAGCCTGTAATACAGGTCTGCCCTGAAATTTTTAGAGGCTACCATTTCTTCGATCTGCCTGTTTGTTGCCGCAATAATCCGCACATCAATTTCCTTTGATTCTGTTCCCCCGACGTTAGTTATTTTGTGATCCTCCAAAAATCGTAAAAGCGTTGATTGGGAGGCAAACGGAATTTCCCCGATTTCGTCCAGAAAGAGGGTTCCTTTGTTGGCAAGTTCGAATAATCCAAGTTTCCCTTCCGCCTTTGCCCCGGTAAAGGCCCCTTTTTCGTATCCAAACAATTCCGATTCAATCAGAGAATCTGGAATGCCCGTAAGATCAACGCGAATGAACGGGCACTTGCTCCGATCCGATTGCTTGTGGATTAAGGTAGCGATGATGCCTTTTCCTACCCCTGATTCTCCAAGAAGCAAAACAGTTGAGTCAACTTGGGCCACCCGCATCGCCATTTCAATGATTCTCTGCATTTCTGCACTGCGGAAAATAATGTTCGCGAGGTCGGCCGCTTCCTGTTGAAGATTGGAAAGCCTTGAGATGTAGCCTTTCGCCAGCGCCTGCGCTTCCTGGAGCTGGCTTCTCAGATTATCCAGCTCGGTTATGTCCCGGTCGTTTGTTACAACAAAAACAATGTCTCCCTTGTCATTGAAAATTGGGTTGCCGGTAACCAGGATTTTTTTATCTCCATGAGCCCGTTGAATCATCGTTACGGGGGCCTTTTTCTGGAGAACTTCTAACGTCACTGACTTGTCGAACAGGCCTGCACGTACCAGTTCCCTCATGTTTTTCCCGATAATATTCGCAGCCTCCACCCCGTTAATCCGTTCCGACGCCTTGTTGAGCATAAGCGCGTTGCCTTCGTGATCACATATCCAGAGGCCATCATAGGACGAATT harbors:
- a CDS encoding sigma 54-interacting transcriptional regulator; translation: MEKPIFLDYSLLLDSIYNGIIAINAEGIIAYFNKTAERIFKTPARDALGQYILDILPNTGGKILESLKTGKPFHGEKLKGKEVNLISNINPLMKNGAITGVVSVFHDISDIETISKELDMFKNMKSWLDTIINSSYDGLWICDHEGNALMLNKASERINGVEAANIIGKNMRELVRAGLFDKSVTLEVLQKKAPVTMIQRAHGDKKILVTGNPIFNDKGDIVFVVTNDRDITELDNLRSQLQEAQALAKGYISRLSNLQQEAADLANIIFRSAEMQRIIEMAMRVAQVDSTVLLLGESGVGKGIIATLIHKQSDRSKCPFIRVDLTGIPDSLIESELFGYEKGAFTGAKAEGKLGLFELANKGTLFLDEIGEIPFASQSTLLRFLEDHKITNVGGTESKEIDVRIIAATNRQIEEMVASKNFRADLYYRLNVVPIHIPSLKERTDDILPIAFHYLRKFNKAYKRKKILSPGAIDALCNYGFPGNIRELANLIERLVVSTDNDYVELRELPGYLTEKYPPPTVPASLLFEGLPLKEALEKCECEIIQRTIKQYGSQREAARILKIDQATVSRKSKKYSKLRPDALLHK